The following are encoded in a window of Phragmites australis chromosome 22, lpPhrAust1.1, whole genome shotgun sequence genomic DNA:
- the LOC133904811 gene encoding probable serine/threonine-protein kinase WNK8, whose translation MWCSSRRPEIRPAVMGDSSNGYVETDPTGRYGRFDELLGKGAMKSVYRGFDEERGVEVAWNQASLRDVLRTPDAVQRIYSEVQLLSTLRHDAIIVFHASWVDVPRRTFNFITELFSSGTLRSYRLRYPRVSLRAVRSWARQILRGLAYLHAHDPPVIHRDLKCDNLFVNGHQGQVKIGDLGLAAVLREAGQAAHSVIGTPEFMAPEMYDEEYNELVDVYSFGMCMLEMLTTEYPYSECSNPAQIYKKVTAGKLPDAFYRVDDHETRQFIGRCLVASSKRPSAAELLLDPFLVDDHATSPCATMPLPAAPFTCSDIAEPSSSSDDQDVEEAELPARTDMTITGKLNSEEDTIFLKVQIADETGHARNIYFPFDMVGDTATEVANEMVKELDITDRDPSEIAAMIEQEIGRLLPAGREQHEYTYAHDDDDENEEQPPPFYYLSSSPTSSSGGFSGPHGGGWSKDHCYYALSDDDDMSSMHSGKYSATHYDTPAGQEEDGHVGTKTKTTRFSPAGEISSSRSPRRADTLAQQLQRQCSVSPHEGRPRRRGDERRGRMTRNRSMVDMRSQLLHRTLVEELNRRLFFNTVGAVENIGFRHCSPSSTRERGRRCKDDKQQYYML comes from the exons ATGTGGTGCAGCAGCCGGCGGCCGGAGATCAGGCCGGCGGTGATGGGGGACAGCAGCAACGGATACGTCGAGACCGACCCCACCGGTCGCTATGGCCGG TTCGACGAGCTGCTGGGCAAAGGAGCAATGAAGTCGGTGTACCGGGGTTTCGACGAGGAGCGCGGCGTGGAGGTTGCATGGAACCAAGCGAGCCTCCGCGACGTGCTGCGGACGCCGGACGCGGTGCAGCGCATCTACTCGGAGGTGCAGCTGCTGAGCACGCTCCGCCACGACGCCATCATCGTCTTCCACGCCTCCTGGGTGGACGTCCCCCGCCGCACCTTCAACTTCATCACCGAGCTCTTCTCCTCCGGCACCCTCCGCTCGTACCGCCTCCGGTACCCGCGCGTGAGCCTCCGCGCCGTCCGCTCGTGGGCGCGCCAGATCCTGCGGGGGCTCGCCTACCTCCACGCCCACGACCCGCCCGTCATCCACCGCGACCTCAAGTGCGACAACCTCTTCGTCAACGGCCACCAGGGACAGGTCAAGATCGGCGACCTCGgcctcgccgccgtcctccGCGAGGCGGGGCAGGCCGCGCACAGCGTCATCGGCACGCCCGAGTTCATGGCCCCCGAGATGTACGACGAGGAGTACAACGAGCTCGTGGACGTCTACTCCTTCGGCATGTGCATGCTCGAGATGCTCACCACCGAGTACCCCTACAGCGAGTGCTCCAACCCCGCGCAGATCTACAAGAAGGTCACCGCCGGCAAGCTACCCGATGCATTTTACCGGGTGGACGACCACGAGACCCGACAGTTCATCGGCAGGTGCCTTGTCGCCTCCTCCAAGCGGCCGTCCGCGGCGGAGCTCTTGCTGGACCCTTTCCTTGTCGACGATCATGCCACGTCGCCTTGTGCCACGATGCCACTGCCAGCTGCTCCCTTCACCTGCAGTGATATAGCCGAACCATCGTCGTCGTCGGATGATCAGGACGTGGAGGAGGCAGAGCTGCCGGCAAGGactgacatgaccatcaccggcAAGCTGAACAGCGAGGAGGACACCATCTTCCTCAAAGTACAGATCGCCGATGAGACAG GGCATGCTCGGAACATCTACTTCCCGTTcgacatggtgggcgacacggcCACGGAGGTGGCGAATGAGATGGTGAAGGAGCTGGACATCACCGACCGGGACCCCTCGGAGATCGCGGCCATGATCGAGCAGGAGATCGGCAGGCTGCTGCCCGCCGGCAGAGAGCAGCACGAGTACACGTACGCgcacgatgacgacgacgaaaACGAGGAGCAGCCTCCTCCATTCTACTacctctcctcttctcccacctcctcctcgggGGGTTTCTCTGGCCCACACGGCGGTGGCTGGTCCAAAG ATCACTGCTACTACGCTTTAAGCGACGACGATGACATGAGCTCCATGCACTCCGGCAAGTACTCTGCTACGCATTACGACACCCCAGCAGGTCAGGAAGAAGACGGACATGTTGGGACCAAGACGAAGACCACAAGATTCAGCCCAGCAGGAGagatcagcagcagcagaagcccAAGGAGAGCAGATACGCTGGCGCAGCAGCTGCAGCGGCAGTGCAGCGTGTCGCCGCACGAgggccggccgcggcggcgcggcgatGAGCGTCGCGGGAGGATGACTCGGAACCGGTCGATGGTGGACATGCGGAGCCAGCTGCTGCACCGGACGCTGGTGGAGGAGCTCAACCGTCGGCTCTTCTTCAACACCGTCGGCGCAGTCGAGAACATCGGATTCCGCCACTGCTCGCCGTCGTCAACGCGTGAACGCGGCAGGAGATGCAAAGACGATAAGCAGCAGTACTACATGCTTTGA
- the LOC133904707 gene encoding uncharacterized protein LOC133904707, protein MVDIDECSPVLEPESVPAHLGPSSISPDAWRRFEGATLAVVNKIQPTVSSERLRAAVIDYVQRLFRFHAGCQVFPFGSVPLKTYLPDGDIDLTAFGSAVSDENLANEVHAILESEEQRKDCEFEVKDVQYINAEVKLVKCLVQNIVVDISFNQIGGLCTLCFLEKVDKKFGKNHLFKRSIMLIKDWCYYESRILGAHHGLISTYALETLVLYIFHIFHKSLDGPLAVLYRFLDYYSKFDWDNKGISLFGPFSLSSLPELVTDPPDTHDDGFLPREEFLKECAETFSVPPRNSEKYARVFPRKFLNIVDPLKQSNNLGRSVNKGNFYRIRSAFDFGARKLGKILQVPACSTVNEVNQFFRNTLKRNRTGLRPDVLVSSSDDGLMIDHVTNDSVSRDLDVERVNKGSSPLYSNSCGDLSNQFSNINISGSNDHGSKKQKECNYMAEHKEISCVSGRLLDSDATSHITTDSVSMRNGGDSFEASLTASETCTLPSRRPYCAPHHFYQSENGKKANVRDDTNPSHNGMSTKRFTSRSQHSFEDAKYRNEFSESSSPLFGHNAYSSAGLVDGLTTSNSIFTSENSQPSSTTNDIVSDLTGDFDTNVNNLRYAQGCQQDNLTNQFYYQMPAPPPTQYQNTRPSNGHGRKNPYGYGGTNGAVPGLPYSPSYFVLRPFYHTDEHMVMRARGTGTYFPDPNMRKDRPPAGRGERGKNHFHPNNYQKFHHSGRTDMPADMIPSEEFRHELPLQIYVPGANDHGIPSPLNIPIPSPSSQSPRDPLKVPAHSPSSQVRRDTFHGNGFMHPQDSKLEFGTLGTLPLEVTPKGHASRSDSASNNQASGPVSPMSAAKNTGTGSNRMRNGQPYRLKDSEDFPPLSS, encoded by the exons GTCTTTCCATTTGGATCTGTTCCATTGAAAACGTATCTTCCTGATGGAGATATCGACTTAACTGCATTTGGCTCTGCGGTTTCTGATGAGAATCTAGCAAATGAAGTACATGCTATTCTAGAATCAGAAGAGCAGAGGAAAGATTGTGAATTTGAAGTCAAGGATGTCCAGTATATTAATGCTGAG GTCAAACTGGTGAAATGCCTGGTGCAAAATATTGTTGTAGACATCTCATTTAATCAGATTGGTGGACTCTGTACGCTTTGTTTTCTTGAGAAG GTTGataaaaaatttggaaaaaatcacCTCTTCAAGAGAAGCATAATGCTGATTAAAGACTGGTGTTATTATGAAAGCCGCATTCTTGGTGCTCACCATGGTTTAATTTCTACCTATGCATTGGAGACATTAGTGCTATACATTTTCCATATCTTCCACAAGTCTCTGGATGGTCCATTAGCT GTCCTCTATAGGTTTCTTGACTATTATAGCAAATTTGATTGGGATAATAAGGGGATCAGCTTGTTTGGTCCATTTTCCTTATCTTCATTACCTGAGCTAGTTA CTGACCCACCAGATACTCATGATGATGGTTTTCTTCCACGGGAGGAGTTTCTCAAAGAATGTGCAGAGACTTTTAGTGTTCCCCCTAGAAACTCTGAGAAATATGCTCGAGTATTCCCTCGAAAATTTCTAAATATAGTTGATCCACTGAAGCAGAGTAACAATCTTGGACGCAGTGTCAacaaag GAAACTTTTACCGAATACGCAGTGCATTTGATTTTGGTGCTCGTAAGCTTGGAAAGATTCTTCAAGTGCCTGCCTGTTCTACTGTCAATGAAGTGAATCAGTTTTTCAGGAACACATTAAAGAGAAACCGCACCGGGTTAAGGCCAGATGTTTTAGTGAGCTCTTCTGATGATGGTCTAATGATTGATCATGTTACCAATGATTCTGTGTCACGGGACTTAGATGTGGAAAGAGTCAACAAGGGAAGTTCACCTTTATACAGCAATTCCTGTGGTGATCTGTCTAATCAGTTTAGTAACATCAACATTTCAGGCTCCAATGACCATGGATCGAAAAAGCAAAAAGAATGCAACTATATGGCTGAACACAAGGAGATAAGTTGTGTTTCCGGTCGGTTGCTAGATAGTGATGCCACAAGTCATATAACTACTGATTCAGTAAGTATGAGGAATGGTGGTGACTCCTTTGAAGCTTCACTAACAGCTAGTGAAACATGTACCTTGCCATCTAGGAGACCTTACTGTGCCCCACATCACTTTTACCAATCAGAAAATGGTAAGAAGGCTAATGTTAGAGACGACACAAACCCATCACACAATGGGATGTCAACAAAGCGGTTTACTAGCAGATCTCAACACTCTTTTGAAGATGCTAAGTATCGCAATGAATTTTCAGAAAGTTCCTCACCACTGTTTGGGCACAATGCTTACTCTTCTGCTGGCTTAGTTGATGGTCTGACCACATCTAATTCAATTTTTACATCTGAGAATTCTCAACCTAGCAGTACCACCAATGACATTGTGTCAGATCTCACTGGAGATTTTGATACAAATGTCAATAATCTTCGGTATGCGCAAGGGTGCCAGCAAGATAATCTAACAAATCAGTTTTATTATCAAATGCCTGCACCACCACCTACACAATATCAGAACACTCGCCCATCAAATGGTCATGGCAGAAAAAATCCATATGGATATGGTGGTACGAATGGAGCAGTCCCTGGTCTTCCTTATTCACCCAGCTATTTTGTGTTGAGGCCGTTTTATCACACAGATGAGCATATGGTTATGAGGGCTCGTGGAACAGGCACCTACTTTCCTGACCCA AATATGCGCAAGGACAGGCCACCCGCTGGACGTGGGGAGAGAGGAAAGAATCATTTCCATCCGAATAATTATCAAAAGTTCCACCACTCTGGCAGAACGGATATGCCTGCAGATATGATACCTTCGGAGGAATTTCGGCACGAGCTACCATTACAGATATATGTTCCTGGCGCAAATGATCATGGAATACCATCTCCATTGAATATACCAATACCATCTCCATCGTCCCAGTCTCCAAGGGATCCATTGAAGGTTCCAGCACATTCTCCATCTTCCCAGGTTCGAAGGGATACTTTTCATGGCAATGGTTTTATGCACCCACAAGACAGTAAACTTGAGTTTGGGACCTTGGGGACATTGCCTTTAGAAGTTACCCCAAAAGGCCATGCTAGCAGATCAGATTCTGCTTCTAACAATCAAGCTTCTGGACCTGTGAGCCCCATGTCTGCAGCAAAAAACACTGGAACAGGCTCTAACCGAATGAG GAATGGTCAGCCATACCGTCTCAAGGACAGTGAAGACTTCCCGCCACTATCCAGTTGA